One Campylobacter concisus genomic region harbors:
- a CDS encoding coproporphyrinogen III oxidase family protein: MIFKNIVENFAVNYAHNSIQRSLYNEFNIDILTTTYTKTPKKGKKYMLYAHVPFCHTFCPYCSFHKYHYEQELAKIYFENLREEMRQVKEAGFDFDSLYVGGGTTLINEPELEKTLKLAKELFSIDEISAESDPNHISPESLARFDGLIDRLSVGVQSFDDETLKRVGRYEKFGSAKEVKRKLELALGKIPVISLDLIFNLPNQTKEQLINDINTAKSISPQQITFYPLMKSELTRENIARSLGVSNIDNEREFYEIITEEFSKSNYKQSNAWAFSNEKSADLRDEYVGSNLEYLGVGSGAFSFLNGELVINAFNLLEYGKRIKNRQSPVIAKCGFSKKERLKYTFLTRLFDGGVDIKRYNDENSTNINKALFMELSLLKLVNAVYEENGIIKPTFFGKYICIVLMRDFYAGMDKVRAIFKDDAKIKRSKVLRIMSENTEQRYEPNIIQPRAAM, translated from the coding sequence ATGATATTTAAAAATATTGTCGAGAATTTTGCCGTAAATTACGCTCATAATTCTATTCAAAGATCACTATATAATGAATTTAATATAGACATTTTAACCACAACCTACACCAAAACTCCAAAAAAAGGCAAAAAGTATATGCTCTATGCACATGTACCATTTTGTCACACATTCTGCCCATATTGCTCGTTTCATAAGTACCACTATGAACAAGAGCTTGCAAAAATTTACTTTGAAAATTTACGTGAGGAGATGAGGCAGGTTAAAGAGGCTGGATTTGACTTTGATTCACTTTATGTTGGCGGTGGCACGACGCTTATAAATGAGCCTGAGCTTGAGAAAACACTTAAGCTTGCAAAAGAGCTTTTTAGTATAGATGAAATTTCAGCAGAAAGCGATCCAAATCACATCTCACCCGAGAGTTTAGCCAGATTTGATGGATTAATTGATCGACTAAGCGTGGGTGTACAAAGCTTTGATGATGAAACATTAAAAAGAGTTGGCAGATATGAAAAATTTGGCTCAGCCAAGGAGGTAAAAAGAAAACTTGAGCTCGCTCTTGGTAAGATCCCAGTCATTAGCCTGGATCTCATCTTTAACCTGCCAAATCAAACAAAAGAGCAGCTAATAAACGACATAAATACTGCAAAATCGATCTCTCCGCAACAAATTACCTTCTATCCACTTATGAAATCAGAGCTAACAAGAGAGAATATAGCTCGCTCGCTTGGCGTCTCAAACATCGATAACGAGCGCGAATTCTATGAGATAATCACTGAAGAATTTAGCAAAAGCAACTACAAACAAAGCAATGCTTGGGCATTTTCAAACGAAAAAAGTGCTGACCTTCGCGACGAATATGTTGGCTCAAATTTAGAGTATCTTGGCGTTGGTAGCGGAGCATTTAGCTTTCTTAACGGTGAGCTTGTAATAAACGCGTTTAATCTACTTGAATACGGTAAAAGGATAAAAAATAGGCAAAGCCCGGTCATCGCAAAATGTGGTTTTAGCAAGAAAGAGCGACTTAAATACACGTTTTTAACAAGACTTTTTGATGGCGGAGTTGATATTAAAAGATATAACGATGAAAATAGCACAAACATTAACAAAGCCTTATTTATGGAGCTTAGCTTGCTTAAGCTTGTAAATGCAGTATATGAAGAAAATGGCATTATTAAGCCGACATTTTTTGGCAAATATATCTGCATCGTGCTTATGCGTGATTTTTACGCTGGTATGGACAAAGTACGTGCGATATTTAAAGATGACGCTAAGATAAAAAGAAGCAAGGTGCTTCGCATAATGAGCGAAAATACTGAACAAAGGTATGAGCCAAATATCATTCAGCCGCGAGCTGCGATGTAA
- a CDS encoding YajQ family cyclic di-GMP-binding protein yields MATEHSFDISAEVDMMEVKNALETAKKEIAARYDFKGLAAEVELNEKEKFITLLSSSDNKIDALKDIVISKLIKRNIPPVAITETKREPASGGNLKATLKLNDTLDGENSKKITKAIKDSKIKVSAQIRGEEIRVTSKSINDLQECIKLVRGLNLELPISFKNLK; encoded by the coding sequence ATGGCAACCGAACATAGCTTTGATATAAGTGCTGAGGTCGATATGATGGAGGTTAAAAACGCTCTTGAGACGGCAAAAAAAGAGATCGCGGCAAGATATGACTTTAAGGGGCTTGCGGCTGAAGTCGAGCTAAATGAAAAAGAGAAATTTATCACGCTTCTTAGCTCAAGCGATAACAAGATCGACGCACTAAAAGATATAGTTATCTCAAAACTCATCAAGCGCAATATCCCGCCAGTAGCGATCACAGAGACAAAAAGAGAGCCAGCGAGTGGTGGAAATTTAAAGGCGACGCTAAAGCTAAACGACACGCTTGATGGTGAAAACTCAAAAAAGATCACCAAGGCCATCAAAGACTCAAAGATCAAGGTGAGTGCACAGATCAGAGGAGAAGAGATCAGAGTGACTAGCAAAAGCATAAACGATCTACAGGAGTGTATAAAGCTGGTGAGGGGGTTAAATTTAGAACTTCCGATAAGCTTTAAAAACCTAAAGTAA
- a CDS encoding YegJ family protein, which produces MSFFKKILGKQIDLGKQMPIYFVSSDEDYMQRAFEQARESFRYFWREVYWERHRIVPMLDYAMVKICFLDVVNGEEVGEHMWIDDVEFDGETIYGTLVNEPDSVQNVKVGDQVSAKIDEMSDWLFAIDGRAYGGFSVQAMRSRMQKKELKEHDKAWGLDFGDFNDILVVYEQKEHPENLIEHPMSKNTYEQVKQYIKEHPNMVTDANEFGYTQLHNEAIAGNLNLVNLLLENGADKNARAKSGKTAAEFAENLGWSEIENVLK; this is translated from the coding sequence ATGAGCTTTTTTAAGAAAATTCTCGGTAAACAAATAGATCTTGGCAAGCAAATGCCAATCTATTTTGTAAGTAGCGACGAAGACTACATGCAGCGTGCGTTTGAGCAAGCCAGAGAGAGCTTTAGATATTTTTGGCGCGAGGTTTACTGGGAGCGCCACAGGATCGTACCTATGCTTGACTATGCAATGGTAAAAATTTGCTTCCTAGATGTCGTAAATGGCGAAGAAGTCGGTGAACACATGTGGATAGACGATGTGGAATTTGACGGCGAAACGATATATGGCACGCTCGTAAATGAGCCAGATAGCGTGCAAAACGTGAAAGTAGGCGATCAAGTAAGCGCGAAGATAGATGAGATGAGCGACTGGCTCTTTGCCATTGACGGGCGCGCATACGGCGGATTTAGCGTGCAGGCGATGCGCTCACGAATGCAAAAGAAAGAGCTAAAAGAGCACGATAAAGCGTGGGGGCTTGATTTTGGCGATTTTAACGATATTTTGGTAGTTTACGAGCAAAAGGAGCACCCTGAAAATTTGATAGAGCATCCAATGAGTAAAAATACATATGAGCAAGTAAAGCAATATATAAAAGAGCACCCAAATATGGTCACAGACGCTAATGAGTTTGGTTATACGCAGCTTCACAACGAGGCGATCGCTGGAAATTTAAATCTTGTAAATCTTTTACTAGAAAACGGTGCTGACAAAAATGCCCGCGCAAAAAGTGGTAAAACGGCAGCTGAATTTGCTGAGAATTTGGGCTGGAGCGAAATCGAAAATGTACTTAAATAG
- the nuoD gene encoding NADH dehydrogenase (quinone) subunit D produces the protein MSQAPNRLKPFFENLEFEQNDGKMILNFGPQHPSAHGQLKLVLELDGEKVVRAMPEVGFMHRGVEKMAENMTYQEFIPVTDRVDYIASSANNYAFCAAVEKLCGIEVPRRAQIIRVMLLELNRISSHLLFLATHALDVGAMSVFLYAFREREYVLDLIEKYCGARLTHSSIRIGGVPLDLPDGWCEELLKFCEKFPSDITLYEDLLSENRIWQARLVDVGVISKELALSTGCSGVMLRASGVARDIRKEEPYLIYDELDFDVPYATHGDCYARYLLYMKEMRECVKILKQCVSKYQTSSPAIIADAPDYVSASKEQIMSQNYSLMQHFVLITQGLKPPKGEIYFASESPKGELGIYINSDGSASPYRLKIRTPSFWHCAIYEDLLVGQYVADVATIIGSTNIILGEVDR, from the coding sequence TTGAGCCAGGCACCAAACCGCTTAAAACCATTTTTTGAAAATTTAGAATTTGAGCAAAATGACGGCAAGATGATACTAAATTTTGGCCCACAGCACCCAAGCGCGCATGGTCAGTTAAAGCTTGTGCTTGAGCTTGATGGTGAAAAGGTCGTGCGCGCTATGCCAGAGGTTGGCTTCATGCACCGAGGCGTTGAAAAAATGGCTGAAAATATGACCTATCAGGAATTTATCCCAGTAACTGACAGGGTCGATTACATCGCATCAAGTGCGAATAACTACGCATTTTGCGCGGCCGTGGAGAAGCTTTGCGGTATCGAAGTGCCTCGCCGTGCACAGATCATTAGAGTGATGCTTTTGGAGCTAAACCGCATCAGCTCACACCTTTTATTTTTAGCTACGCACGCCCTTGATGTGGGGGCAATGAGCGTCTTTTTATACGCATTTAGAGAGCGCGAATACGTCCTTGATCTTATAGAAAAATACTGCGGCGCAAGGCTAACTCATAGCTCCATAAGGATTGGTGGCGTGCCGCTTGATCTGCCTGATGGCTGGTGCGAGGAGCTGCTTAAATTTTGTGAGAAATTTCCAAGCGACATCACGCTTTACGAAGATCTGCTAAGCGAAAATAGAATTTGGCAAGCGAGGCTTGTAGATGTGGGCGTAATTAGCAAAGAGCTAGCCCTTAGTACTGGCTGCTCTGGCGTCATGCTAAGAGCAAGCGGCGTCGCACGTGATATAAGAAAAGAGGAGCCATATCTCATCTACGACGAGCTAGACTTTGACGTGCCTTATGCGACACATGGCGACTGCTATGCAAGGTATCTGCTTTACATGAAAGAGATGCGTGAGTGCGTGAAAATTTTAAAGCAGTGCGTTAGCAAGTATCAAACAAGCAGCCCCGCTATCATCGCCGACGCGCCAGATTACGTAAGCGCTTCAAAAGAGCAGATAATGAGCCAAAACTACTCATTAATGCAGCATTTTGTGCTAATAACTCAGGGACTAAAGCCACCAAAAGGTGAAATTTACTTTGCTAGCGAGTCGCCAAAGGGCGAGCTTGGAATTTATATAAACTCAGATGGCAGCGCAAGCCCATATCGTCTAAAAATTCGCACGCCAAGCTTTTGGCACTGCGCTATTTATGAAGATTTATTAGTAGGCCAGTACGTTGCTGACGTCGCTACGATAATTGGTAGCACAAATATCATCTTAGGCGAAGTCGATAGATGA
- a CDS encoding NADH-quinone oxidoreductase subunit C produces MREYKPKNDLQKKQYYSEKFYIAKQTPKEAASGSKFDEELAVLEQSGVQILSSYVEFDQLVIYVNSSENFKALETLKSFGYEQLSELAALDFINQKGGYEVFYQLLSISKNRRARVKCFVKKDEMLKSVCELYKSANWAEREMYDLSGVLIKDHPNLKRLIMPDDWHSHPLLKSYPLVGDEAAKWYEVDKIFGRELREQIGEENRDPAYIQEKDTFGFSRVFSEEYEYQEEGGVKFVKKAKFNQSQIVKERP; encoded by the coding sequence ATGAGAGAGTATAAGCCAAAAAACGATCTGCAAAAAAAGCAGTACTATAGCGAGAAATTTTATATCGCCAAGCAGACGCCAAAAGAAGCAGCAAGTGGCTCTAAATTTGACGAAGAACTCGCTGTTTTAGAGCAAAGCGGAGTGCAAATTTTATCTAGCTACGTGGAGTTTGATCAGCTTGTAATTTATGTAAATTCTAGTGAAAATTTTAAAGCTCTTGAGACACTAAAAAGCTTTGGTTACGAACAGCTTAGTGAGCTTGCAGCACTTGATTTCATAAATCAAAAAGGTGGATACGAAGTCTTTTATCAGCTTCTTAGCATTAGTAAAAATAGACGCGCTCGTGTAAAATGCTTTGTAAAAAAAGATGAAATGCTAAAAAGCGTTTGCGAGCTTTATAAAAGCGCAAACTGGGCTGAGCGCGAGATGTATGATCTAAGCGGCGTTCTCATTAAAGATCATCCAAATTTAAAGCGCCTCATCATGCCTGATGACTGGCACTCGCACCCACTCTTAAAAAGCTATCCGCTAGTTGGCGACGAGGCTGCCAAATGGTACGAGGTGGATAAAATTTTTGGGCGCGAGCTTAGAGAGCAAATTGGCGAAGAGAACCGCGATCCAGCTTATATTCAAGAGAAAGATACCTTTGGATTTTCAAGGGTGTTTAGCGAAGAATACGAGTATCAAGAAGAAGGTGGCGTAAAATTTGTCAAAAAGGCTAAATTTAACCAGAGCCAGATAGTAAAGGAAAGACCTTGA
- a CDS encoding NADH-ubiquinone oxidoreductase subunit E family protein, with protein MRRVDLRHLKSEFLSALGQQIKASEAGEVIIFLFEIGDFSGVTKAVNLAYNLNCEVMNSLKFNQVDWVLTIKKGKI; from the coding sequence ATGAGAAGGGTCGATCTTAGACACTTAAAGAGTGAGTTTTTGAGCGCTCTTGGACAGCAGATAAAGGCTAGCGAGGCTGGCGAAGTGATTATATTTTTATTTGAGATAGGCGATTTTAGTGGTGTGACAAAGGCTGTAAATTTAGCCTATAATCTAAACTGCGAAGTGATGAACTCGCTTAAATTTAACCAAGTTGATTGGGTATTAACCATAAAAAAGGGCAAGATATGA
- a CDS encoding NuoB/complex I 20 kDa subunit family protein, with amino-acid sequence MAKHQINYASNGGLPVVLTTVDRLVQWGRSNSLWALSYGLACCAIEMMASGASRYDFDRFGTIFRASPRHSEVMIIAGTLTKKHAEFTRRLYDQMPEPKWVISMGSCANTGGMFNTYSTVQGVDRIIPVDIYIPGCAPRPETLQYALMMLQKKIRKQSAFRAQKPRKLEI; translated from the coding sequence ATGGCAAAGCATCAGATAAATTACGCTTCAAATGGTGGCTTGCCAGTCGTTTTAACAACCGTTGATAGGCTCGTTCAGTGGGGCAGGAGCAACTCGCTTTGGGCACTTAGCTACGGGCTTGCTTGCTGTGCGATCGAGATGATGGCAAGTGGCGCTAGTAGATATGACTTTGATAGATTTGGCACCATTTTTAGGGCAAGTCCAAGACACTCAGAGGTGATGATCATAGCTGGCACGCTAACTAAAAAACACGCTGAGTTTACAAGACGTCTTTATGATCAGATGCCTGAGCCAAAATGGGTCATCTCAATGGGTAGCTGTGCAAACACTGGCGGCATGTTTAACACCTATTCAACCGTTCAAGGTGTTGATAGAATAATACCAGTTGATATCTACATCCCAGGCTGTGCTCCTCGCCCAGAAACGCTTCAATACGCGCTTATGATGCTTCAAAAAAAGATAAGAAAACAAAGTGCATTTAGAGCACAAAAGCCAAGAAAGCTTGAGATATGA
- a CDS encoding cyclic peptide export ABC transporter — MLANLIKKNIYQISKIVLLTLVFSGLGVWTLSFINNELVSLKEFDPILAIKFIAVLLLFFISAIAANISLTNFGHKFIYELRYQSVKQILDTPNSVINEIDKAKIIASLNNDIKTITFAFMSATGFIQSLVFIICASIYLCVIAPKIFIFLSIWIGATLFINTLFMKKIHLYFKYSRVQDDALQKHYDDIVEGHRELSLNRARASVCFDELNFTGDKKRQNMVKADIYHALSDNFTNIMLLGSVGLCVFLCVAFDWASLQTALSISLTILFLRGSFMSMVGSIPAALSAKVSLEKIMSLNLNKFKEGFKFDDSLSDNWQNIKLKDINFNYAHGKFSLKDVNLEIKRGEITFIIGKNGSGKSTLINLLCGLIRPSSGEIYLDSTKIDEGNLQSYQAKISAIFADFYLFSQTLSHNGFASQNEIDELLTLLEIDKKVSVIDNKLSTTQLSTGQRKRLSLLIAILEHRSILILDEWAADQDPLFKRKFYKEILPFLQSKGISIIAVSHDDSYFDVATRIILVKDGFVRELDESERISAAKDAVEKIK; from the coding sequence ATGCTTGCAAATTTAATCAAAAAAAATATCTACCAAATTTCTAAAATAGTGTTATTAACGCTCGTATTTAGCGGACTTGGTGTCTGGACCCTTTCATTTATAAATAATGAACTTGTAAGTTTAAAAGAATTTGATCCGATTCTTGCGATTAAATTTATAGCAGTCTTACTTTTATTTTTTATAAGCGCCATCGCCGCAAATATATCGCTTACAAATTTTGGACATAAATTTATCTACGAGCTAAGATATCAAAGTGTAAAGCAAATTTTAGATACGCCAAATAGCGTGATAAATGAGATCGACAAGGCAAAGATCATAGCTAGTCTAAACAATGACATAAAAACGATCACATTTGCTTTTATGAGTGCTACTGGCTTTATACAAAGCTTAGTTTTTATCATCTGCGCTAGCATCTATCTTTGTGTAATCGCTCCAAAAATTTTTATCTTTTTATCCATTTGGATCGGTGCGACTCTTTTTATAAATACGCTTTTTATGAAAAAAATTCATCTTTATTTCAAGTATTCTAGAGTTCAAGATGACGCATTGCAAAAGCACTACGACGATATCGTAGAGGGACATAGAGAGCTTAGTTTAAACAGGGCAAGGGCAAGTGTCTGCTTTGATGAGTTAAATTTTACAGGCGATAAAAAACGTCAAAATATGGTAAAAGCCGATATTTATCACGCATTAAGTGATAATTTTACAAACATTATGCTTCTTGGCTCAGTTGGTCTTTGTGTATTTTTGTGCGTGGCATTTGACTGGGCGAGCCTGCAAACGGCACTAAGCATTAGCCTAACGATACTATTTTTAAGAGGCTCATTTATGAGCATGGTTGGCTCCATACCGGCTGCGCTGAGTGCAAAAGTAAGTTTAGAAAAGATCATGAGTTTAAATCTAAATAAATTTAAGGAAGGCTTCAAATTTGACGATAGCCTAAGCGATAATTGGCAAAACATAAAGTTAAAAGATATAAATTTTAATTACGCTCACGGCAAATTTAGCCTAAAAGATGTAAATTTAGAGATCAAACGCGGTGAGATAACATTTATCATCGGTAAAAATGGCAGTGGCAAAAGTACGCTTATAAATTTACTTTGCGGGCTAATACGCCCAAGTAGTGGCGAAATTTACCTTGATAGCACAAAGATAGATGAAGGAAATTTACAAAGCTACCAGGCAAAGATTAGCGCTATTTTTGCTGATTTTTATCTATTTTCGCAAACGCTCTCTCATAATGGCTTTGCTAGCCAAAACGAAATAGACGAGCTTTTAACCTTGCTTGAGATCGACAAAAAAGTAAGTGTCATAGATAATAAGCTTAGCACCACGCAACTCTCAACTGGCCAGCGAAAGCGTCTAAGCCTACTAATAGCCATATTAGAGCACCGCTCTATCCTTATCCTAGATGAATGGGCGGCCGATCAAGATCCGCTCTTTAAACGAAAATTTTACAAAGAAATTTTGCCGTTTTTACAAAGTAAGGGCATAAGCATAATCGCTGTTAGCCACGATGATAGCTATTTTGATGTAGCAACTAGGATCATCTTGGTAAAAGATGGCTTTGTGCGTGAGCTAGACGAGAGTGAGCGAATAAGTGCTGCAAAAGATGCAGTTGAGAAGATAAAATAG
- a CDS encoding D-2-hydroxyacid dehydrogenase: MKIVCLDAATLGENVDLSVFKKFGEFISYQKTKSEEIVPRLKGVDVVITNKVIIDKAVMDVLNLKLICISATGMNNVDLEHAKAKNIAVRNVAGYSTASVVQHTFAMLFELTNHIKFYDHYVKSGEWVKSEIFTYLGADISEIAGKEFGIIGLGEIGRGVATVARVFGANVSYYSTSGANKNSEFAQKSLDELLRSSDIISIHAPLNEKTRNLLGANEINLLKDDAIVLNLGRGGIVDEAAMARAIDERNLRFGTDVLESEPMSENSPFLNVKNKENLLITPHVAWGSLEARKTLITKIVTNIENFINESK; this comes from the coding sequence ATGAAGATCGTTTGTTTAGACGCGGCAACGCTGGGAGAAAACGTGGATCTTAGTGTTTTTAAGAAATTTGGCGAGTTTATCAGCTACCAAAAAACAAAAAGCGAAGAGATCGTACCTCGTCTAAAAGGCGTTGATGTCGTCATTACAAATAAGGTCATCATCGACAAAGCTGTGATGGATGTGCTAAATTTAAAGCTTATCTGCATAAGCGCAACTGGGATGAATAATGTCGATTTGGAGCATGCAAAAGCTAAAAATATAGCTGTTAGAAACGTCGCTGGCTACTCAACCGCAAGCGTCGTGCAGCACACATTTGCGATGCTTTTTGAGCTAACAAATCACATCAAATTTTATGATCACTACGTAAAAAGTGGCGAGTGGGTGAAGAGTGAAATTTTCACCTATCTTGGCGCAGATATCAGCGAGATTGCTGGCAAAGAATTTGGCATCATCGGACTTGGCGAGATAGGACGCGGCGTAGCGACAGTGGCACGTGTATTTGGCGCAAATGTGAGCTACTACTCGACAAGCGGAGCAAATAAAAATAGCGAATTTGCGCAAAAAAGCTTAGACGAGCTACTAAGAAGTAGCGACATCATCAGCATCCACGCACCACTAAATGAAAAAACTAGAAATTTACTAGGCGCAAACGAGATAAATTTACTAAAAGATGATGCAATAGTGCTAAATTTAGGACGTGGCGGCATAGTGGATGAAGCGGCGATGGCAAGGGCGATAGATGAGAGAAATTTACGCTTTGGCACCGACGTTTTAGAAAGCGAGCCAATGAGTGAAAATAGCCCATTTTTAAATGTAAAAAATAAAGAAAATCTACTCATTACGCCGCATGTAGCATGGGGTAGCTTGGAGGCTAGAAAGACGCTCATCACAAAGATTGTCACAAACATCGAAAATTTCATCAATGAGAGCAAGTAA
- a CDS encoding NADH-quinone oxidoreductase subunit G, which produces MKISINDQILEADEGESILNIARANGIYIPALCYLSGCSPTLACRLCMVETNGKVVYSCNAKAKEDMQIYTNTPEIIAERNAIMQTYCVNHPIQCGVCDKSGECELQNLTTHLKVNEQKFAIADTHKPHKKWGLINYDPALCIVCERCVTVCKDRIGESALKTVPRGVEVPKELKESMPKDAYAVFSKMQKSLIGPSVGESLDCSFCGECISVCPTGALISSHFQYSTNIWELNPIPAANPHQSDCELIYYDVKEKSTSDRSKQIYRVSNDFTFGEISGAVRFGYDFHNELACKNEEKFEEIVLNIKNGAIKNIKFNSFITNEEALILERLREKFDLNLINNEALNYQKFLNKFSEFSGLSSYNADYEDIKNSDFIITAGSFLRHESPVTSFKLNNALKMNKAAGIYFHHIADEIVKKYSKNFICVTHEAGKLEQILLFILKNWGENLPSTLTSKFENFDENFGLDVPALSDSKSNFTLILGSDFYTDENANLLAALTGVITRATPFRVMLIPPRTNSLGVAKICTLASEKKPGKTLGYNENGDYKFSIFEGDIDASALNQQEGTFTSINNALVPTNVAIPHKGYFLNDIANALGLMAKNTIDYTPNLPKEKGYKGIKFDNLENFYANDGTSHRGYKLEISNFTPNDDIEPLLKDSKSINLKGDEVLISLANPINLPSFFANYATQTAKRAKLYASSEFMAKFEISQNEAIILEKDGHKLAICVELDSELGGVGAYLGDYDNKLDVGVIIFNGKSYATVKIIKAKNE; this is translated from the coding sequence ATGAAAATAAGCATAAATGATCAAATTTTAGAAGCAGATGAGGGCGAGAGTATCCTAAATATCGCAAGAGCAAATGGAATTTATATCCCAGCTCTTTGCTATCTTAGCGGCTGCTCACCAACTCTTGCTTGTAGGCTTTGCATGGTCGAGACAAACGGCAAAGTAGTTTATAGCTGCAATGCCAAAGCAAAAGAGGATATGCAAATTTACACAAACACGCCAGAAATTATTGCTGAGCGAAACGCAATCATGCAGACTTACTGCGTAAATCATCCGATTCAATGTGGTGTTTGTGACAAAAGTGGCGAATGTGAACTACAAAATTTAACCACACATCTAAAGGTAAATGAACAAAAATTTGCCATCGCCGACACGCACAAACCGCATAAAAAATGGGGGCTAATCAACTACGATCCAGCTCTTTGCATAGTCTGCGAAAGATGTGTCACTGTTTGTAAGGATAGGATCGGAGAGAGTGCACTAAAGACCGTACCAAGGGGCGTTGAGGTGCCAAAAGAGCTAAAAGAGAGTATGCCAAAAGATGCCTACGCGGTCTTTAGCAAGATGCAAAAAAGCTTAATAGGTCCAAGCGTGGGCGAGAGTCTTGACTGCTCGTTTTGTGGCGAGTGTATCAGCGTTTGCCCTACTGGAGCGCTTATTAGTTCGCATTTTCAATATAGCACAAATATCTGGGAGCTAAACCCTATCCCAGCAGCAAATCCACATCAAAGCGATTGCGAGCTAATTTACTATGACGTAAAAGAAAAGAGCACTAGCGATAGAAGTAAGCAAATTTACCGCGTCAGCAATGATTTTACATTTGGCGAAATAAGTGGAGCAGTTAGGTTTGGCTATGACTTTCACAACGAGCTTGCCTGTAAGAATGAAGAGAAATTTGAAGAGATTGTTTTAAATATTAAAAATGGCGCGATCAAAAATATAAAATTTAATAGCTTTATCACGAACGAAGAGGCCCTTATTTTAGAGCGTTTAAGAGAGAAATTTGATCTAAATCTAATAAACAATGAGGCGCTAAATTATCAAAAATTTTTAAATAAATTTAGCGAATTTAGTGGGCTTAGCTCATATAACGCAGACTATGAAGATATTAAAAATAGCGATTTTATCATCACTGCTGGTAGTTTCTTAAGACACGAAAGCCCAGTGACAAGCTTTAAGTTAAATAACGCTTTAAAAATGAATAAAGCAGCTGGAATTTACTTTCATCACATAGCCGATGAGATCGTTAAAAAATATTCTAAAAATTTTATTTGCGTAACGCATGAAGCTGGGAAATTAGAGCAAATTTTACTTTTTATACTTAAAAACTGGGGTGAAAATTTACCTAGCACACTTACATCAAAGTTTGAAAATTTTGATGAAAATTTTGGCTTAGATGTACCGGCCTTAAGTGATAGCAAAAGCAATTTTACGCTCATTTTAGGAAGCGATTTTTACACGGATGAAAATGCGAATTTACTAGCCGCACTTACTGGAGTGATCACTAGAGCTACGCCGTTTCGTGTGATGCTAATACCACCACGCACAAACTCACTTGGCGTTGCTAAAATTTGCACTCTTGCAAGCGAGAAAAAGCCTGGCAAGACGCTTGGCTATAACGAAAATGGTGATTATAAATTTAGTATTTTTGAAGGCGATATCGATGCTAGCGCGCTAAATCAGCAAGAAGGAACATTTACAAGCATAAATAACGCCTTAGTGCCAACAAATGTGGCGATACCGCACAAAGGATATTTTTTAAACGACATCGCAAACGCACTTGGGTTAATGGCTAAAAATACGATTGATTACACGCCAAATTTACCAAAAGAAAAGGGTTATAAAGGCATTAAATTTGATAATTTAGAAAATTTTTATGCAAATGACGGCACAAGTCACAGAGGCTATAAGCTTGAAATTTCAAATTTCACGCCAAATGATGATATAGAGCCACTTTTAAAAGATAGCAAGAGTATAAATTTAAAAGGCGACGAAGTACTTATAAGTCTTGCAAATCCTATAAATTTGCCATCATTTTTTGCAAACTATGCCACGCAAACAGCCAAAAGAGCGAAGCTTTATGCAAGTAGCGAATTTATGGCTAAATTTGAAATTTCACAAAATGAAGCGATTATTTTAGAAAAAGATGGGCACAAGCTTGCCATTTGCGTGGAGCTTGATAGCGAACTTGGCGGAGTTGGTGCGTATTTAGGTGATTATGACAATAAGCTTGATGTGGGGGTTATTATATTTAATGGCAAAAGCTACGCCACAGTTAAAATCATAAAGGCAAAAAATGAGTGA
- a CDS encoding NAD(P)H-quinone oxidoreductase subunit 3: MSHSELESTYFGAFIILLLATCSFCLITFLSSKISKKLANRNTQRLKLSFYECGPTTVKQPNKINIHYFFYGILFILFDVEVIFMYPWAVDFRLLGIFGLIEMLLFVAILLIGFAYAWQKGVFKWQSIR, from the coding sequence ATGTCACATTCAGAGCTTGAAAGTACCTATTTTGGTGCATTTATCATACTTTTACTAGCGACTTGTTCATTTTGTTTAATAACATTCTTATCTTCAAAAATAAGTAAAAAATTAGCCAACCGCAATACCCAGCGTCTAAAACTTAGCTTTTATGAGTGTGGTCCAACCACCGTAAAACAGCCAAATAAGATAAATATCCACTACTTTTTTTATGGAATTTTATTTATTTTGTTTGATGTTGAAGTCATCTTTATGTATCCGTGGGCGGTGGATTTTAGGCTACTTGGAATTTTTGGACTAATCGAAATGTTGCTTTTTGTGGCGATTTTACTTATCGGCTTTGCTTATGCTTGGCAAAAAGGAGTCTTTAAATGGCAAAGCATCAGATAA